Proteins encoded by one window of Emticicia oligotrophica DSM 17448:
- a CDS encoding MFS transporter, with protein sequence MEKVKLGMKENWQQFTLLVIINAFVGGMIGLERSIFPLLAEKEFSVASQTAVLSFIVAFGLTKAVCNYFTGRLANRIGRKNLLVIGWVFALPIPYILIYADAWAWIVLANILLGINQGLTWSMAVVMKIDLVGPQKRGLAVGINEFAGYLSVGLVAFLTGYIAQTYGVRPYPFYMGIVFSLLGLFLSALFVKDTHLHVSSESIKSQIPALNNVFLDTSFLNKSLSGITQAGLVNNLNDGMVWGLLPVVLSIKHFTITEIGILSAVYPTTWGISQLFTGKLSDIYSKKKLLFIGMLVQAIAIIALLKAETFTHFSLIGLSLGLGTALVYPTFINAIADFTSPKQRAESLGVFRFWRDAGYAIGALFTGIIADILGLDYSIFLIGFITLLSAIIVWMRVEDKTLDVS encoded by the coding sequence ATGGAAAAGGTAAAGTTAGGTATGAAGGAAAACTGGCAACAGTTTACTTTATTGGTTATTATCAATGCATTTGTTGGTGGAATGATAGGGCTTGAGCGTTCGATTTTTCCACTTTTAGCTGAAAAAGAATTTAGCGTAGCTTCCCAAACGGCTGTTTTATCGTTTATTGTTGCTTTTGGTTTGACTAAGGCGGTTTGTAATTATTTTACTGGCCGATTAGCCAATAGAATTGGTCGAAAAAACTTGCTTGTTATTGGCTGGGTTTTCGCATTGCCCATTCCTTATATACTCATTTATGCCGATGCTTGGGCGTGGATTGTGCTTGCAAATATACTATTAGGAATCAATCAAGGGCTAACTTGGAGCATGGCGGTAGTCATGAAGATTGACCTTGTGGGGCCACAAAAACGAGGCTTAGCCGTTGGTATTAATGAGTTCGCTGGGTATTTATCAGTCGGTTTGGTTGCTTTCCTAACTGGGTATATTGCTCAAACTTATGGTGTCAGACCTTATCCATTTTATATGGGTATTGTTTTTTCTTTATTGGGGTTATTTCTTTCAGCTCTTTTTGTAAAAGATACACATTTACACGTGAGTAGTGAAAGTATTAAGAGCCAAATACCAGCTTTAAATAATGTTTTTTTAGATACATCTTTTCTGAATAAATCTCTTAGTGGAATCACACAGGCTGGTTTAGTAAATAATCTTAATGATGGAATGGTTTGGGGACTTCTACCAGTTGTTTTAAGCATCAAGCATTTCACCATTACTGAAATTGGCATCTTATCGGCGGTTTACCCAACTACTTGGGGAATTAGCCAACTTTTTACTGGAAAGCTTTCAGATATTTATTCAAAGAAAAAACTACTATTTATTGGGATGTTAGTTCAAGCAATAGCGATTATTGCACTCTTAAAGGCAGAAACTTTTACGCATTTTTCATTAATTGGGCTGAGTTTAGGTTTAGGAACGGCACTCGTGTATCCGACATTTATTAATGCCATTGCCGATTTTACTTCACCCAAACAAAGGGCAGAAAGTTTAGGCGTTTTTAGATTTTGGCGTGATGCTGGCTATGCAATAGGTGCGTTATTTACAGGAATAATCGCTGATATTTTAGGGCTTGATTACTCAATATTTTTAATTGGATTTATCACGCTATTATCGGCTATCATAGTTTGGATGAGAGTAGAAGATAAAACATTAGATGTATCATGA
- a CDS encoding saccharopine dehydrogenase family protein, producing MSKVIIIGAGGVGSVVAHKCAMNSQVFTEIMLASRTKSKCDKIAADIEEMHGVKIQTAQVDADNVPELVALINSFQPKMVINVALPYQDLTIMDACLETGVHYLDTANYEPKDVAKFEYSWQWAYQDRFKEKGLMALLGCGFDPGVTQVYCAYANKHQFDEMHYLDIIDCNAGNHGKAFATNFNPEINIREITQNGRYWENGEWVEIPPMSIHKPIDYPNIGPKESYVLYHEELESLVKNFPTLKRARFWMTFGQAYLTHLEVLQNVGMTRIDPVKFNGMDIVPLEFLKAVLPAPDTLGENYTGQTSIGCQIKGIKDGEEKTYYVWNNCDHAECYKEVKAQAVSYTTGVPAMIGAMLMLTNADWQKAGVWNCEELNPDPFMEQLNIHGLPWNEQVNIELPHEY from the coding sequence ATGTCGAAAGTTATTATCATTGGTGCCGGTGGAGTCGGCAGCGTTGTCGCTCATAAATGTGCGATGAACTCCCAAGTATTTACCGAAATCATGTTGGCAAGTCGTACAAAATCAAAATGCGATAAAATTGCCGCTGACATTGAGGAAATGCACGGTGTAAAAATCCAAACGGCACAAGTAGATGCCGATAACGTACCCGAATTAGTAGCATTAATCAATAGTTTCCAACCCAAAATGGTTATCAATGTGGCATTGCCATACCAAGACTTAACTATTATGGATGCGTGTTTGGAAACTGGCGTACACTACCTCGATACTGCTAATTACGAGCCAAAAGACGTAGCAAAATTTGAATATAGCTGGCAATGGGCTTATCAAGACCGTTTCAAAGAGAAAGGTTTGATGGCACTTTTGGGTTGTGGATTTGACCCAGGCGTAACGCAAGTTTACTGTGCTTATGCCAATAAACACCAATTTGATGAAATGCATTACCTCGATATTATCGACTGTAACGCAGGAAATCATGGTAAAGCATTTGCTACTAACTTTAATCCTGAAATTAATATCCGTGAAATTACTCAAAACGGACGTTACTGGGAAAATGGCGAGTGGGTAGAAATTCCACCAATGTCGATTCATAAGCCAATTGATTATCCAAATATTGGGCCAAAAGAATCTTATGTTTTATACCATGAAGAACTAGAATCATTGGTAAAGAATTTCCCAACATTGAAACGTGCAAGATTCTGGATGACATTCGGTCAAGCTTACCTTACGCACCTTGAAGTACTTCAAAATGTAGGTATGACTCGCATCGACCCTGTGAAATTCAATGGTATGGATATTGTTCCACTTGAGTTTTTGAAAGCGGTATTACCTGCTCCTGATACTTTGGGCGAAAATTATACAGGACAAACTTCTATTGGTTGCCAAATTAAAGGAATCAAAGATGGTGAAGAGAAAACTTATTACGTTTGGAATAACTGCGACCACGCTGAATGTTATAAAGAAGTAAAAGCACAAGCGGTTTCATACACAACGGGCGTACCTGCGATGATTGGAGCGATGTTGATGCTTACAAATGCTGATTGGCAAAAAGCTGGTGTTTGGAACTGTGAAGAGCTTAATCCAGACCCATTCATGGAGCAACTTAATATTCATGGTTTACCTTGGAATGAGCAAGTAAATATTGAGTTACCCCACGAATATTAA
- a CDS encoding YeeE/YedE family protein, with product MNQIFEFILQPWPWYVAGPLIGLTVPTLLLIGNKSFGISSSLRHVCAACIPANIPFFKYDWKKEIWNLVFVAGVFLGGLIATHFLENPNDFVLSEATIADLKALGIKDFSGLMPADLFSIETLFSVKGLLFFVFGGFLVGFGTRYAGGCTSGHAIMGLSNLQLPSLLATCCFMVGGFTMTHLIMPYIFKLF from the coding sequence ATGAATCAGATTTTTGAATTTATTCTCCAACCTTGGCCGTGGTATGTGGCTGGCCCTTTGATTGGTCTAACGGTTCCGACCTTATTATTGATTGGCAATAAATCTTTCGGTATTTCCTCATCTCTTCGTCACGTTTGTGCGGCTTGTATTCCAGCCAATATTCCATTCTTTAAGTATGATTGGAAAAAAGAAATCTGGAATTTAGTATTTGTTGCTGGGGTATTTTTGGGTGGATTGATTGCCACGCATTTCCTCGAAAATCCAAATGATTTTGTACTTTCAGAAGCCACGATTGCTGATTTAAAAGCCCTTGGAATCAAGGATTTTTCTGGACTGATGCCTGCCGATTTGTTTTCGATTGAAACGCTTTTTTCAGTAAAAGGACTGCTGTTTTTTGTTTTTGGTGGATTTTTAGTTGGTTTCGGTACTCGCTATGCGGGGGGCTGTACTTCTGGCCATGCCATCATGGGGCTTTCTAATTTACAATTACCTTCTTTGTTAGCTACTTGTTGTTTCATGGTAGGAGGTTTTACGATGACGCACCTGATTATGCCCTATATTTTTAAATTATTTTAA
- a CDS encoding Crp/Fnr family transcriptional regulator: MNIDYIGYMKELFDYFDKFLKLSAETQNILAGVCSTVFLKKNELLQPIGHTCKTIYFVQSGIARIFYYKDGVDITESFAFAGNIIVRVESLFTGKPSKKAIQVLEDSEIIAINATKLFKLYDEYPSIERLFRLIFENGYVETVNRIESIQFHTAEERYLSLLKQTNIVQKIPLKHIASYLGITQVSLSRIRASIK; the protein is encoded by the coding sequence ATGAATATTGATTATATTGGCTATATGAAAGAACTCTTCGACTACTTCGATAAATTTTTAAAACTATCTGCCGAAACTCAGAATATTTTGGCAGGTGTTTGTAGCACCGTTTTTCTTAAAAAAAATGAGCTATTGCAGCCCATCGGGCATACCTGTAAGACAATCTACTTCGTGCAATCGGGCATTGCTAGGATATTTTATTACAAAGATGGTGTTGATATTACCGAAAGCTTTGCTTTTGCAGGAAATATCATTGTGCGGGTTGAAAGCCTTTTTACCGGAAAACCTTCTAAAAAAGCAATTCAAGTATTAGAAGATTCTGAAATCATTGCCATTAATGCAACCAAACTCTTTAAGCTCTACGATGAATATCCATCAATCGAACGCCTTTTTCGATTGATTTTTGAAAATGGTTATGTAGAAACTGTTAATCGAATTGAAAGTATTCAATTTCATACGGCAGAAGAACGCTATTTAAGTCTTTTAAAACAAACTAATATTGTTCAGAAAATTCCCCTCAAACACATTGCTTCTTATTTAGGCATCACGCAAGTATCATTAAGCCGAATTCGTGCTTCAATTAAATGA
- a CDS encoding OprD family outer membrane porin has product MRKVRLYAVLLSLFLFDSVTNAQGIHTHHETEKDTNTLSHFFERGRFYGHARSYFSSTTNKGNLSDYYAWGMGAGIGYETPKFLKYFQVGLSGFFMFNLKSSDLQKADPTTNQVNRYEVGLFDIERPNDHKDLDRLEELFVKLHLSKKTKITVGRQIPETPMINPQDGRMRPTLIEAAVLDVNEAKNLNLHAEYIWRFSPRSTVRWFDVGESIGVYPVGVGIDGKPSQYKNNIESGGVGVLGITYKKNQWNLQVWDTYIDNVLNTAMLKTEWKSSTSAGKNWFLGGQFFYQNAVGNGGNDNPTKAYIAAESASKIYSARIGQQANKFDWFLNGTRITAQGRYLFPREWGREPFYTFMPRERNEGFGDVKTVTINTFFKPQKNIKIELSGGYFQLPDVKNYTLNKYGMPSYSQVNLGITYQFEHFLKGLNALLLVVRKDEVGQTYQNDRYIINKVNMTHLNFIINYHY; this is encoded by the coding sequence ATGAGGAAAGTCAGACTATATGCAGTGTTATTGTCATTGTTTTTATTCGATTCTGTAACAAATGCTCAGGGTATTCATACACATCATGAAACAGAAAAAGATACAAATACTTTAAGTCATTTTTTTGAGAGAGGCCGATTTTATGGGCATGCACGTTCATATTTTTCTTCCACCACAAACAAAGGAAATTTAAGTGATTATTACGCTTGGGGCATGGGGGCTGGTATTGGCTATGAAACCCCTAAGTTTTTGAAATATTTTCAAGTGGGTTTAAGTGGCTTTTTTATGTTTAACCTAAAATCTTCTGACTTACAAAAAGCAGACCCCACAACTAATCAAGTGAATAGATATGAAGTAGGTTTATTTGATATCGAACGCCCAAATGACCATAAAGATTTAGACCGCCTTGAAGAACTTTTCGTGAAACTTCATCTCTCAAAGAAAACAAAAATTACCGTTGGTAGGCAAATACCTGAAACTCCCATGATAAATCCACAAGATGGACGAATGCGGCCAACTTTGATAGAAGCAGCGGTTTTAGATGTGAATGAAGCGAAAAATCTGAATCTGCATGCAGAGTATATTTGGCGTTTTTCGCCACGCTCAACTGTTAGGTGGTTTGACGTTGGAGAAAGTATTGGGGTTTATCCAGTAGGTGTAGGAATTGATGGAAAGCCATCGCAATACAAAAATAATATTGAATCGGGTGGGGTGGGTGTTTTAGGAATAACCTATAAAAAGAATCAATGGAATCTTCAAGTATGGGATACCTACATTGATAATGTTCTGAATACTGCTATGCTGAAAACAGAATGGAAGTCGAGTACATCTGCCGGGAAAAACTGGTTTTTAGGTGGACAGTTTTTTTACCAAAATGCGGTCGGAAATGGTGGAAATGATAACCCAACAAAAGCTTATATAGCTGCCGAGAGTGCCTCAAAGATTTATTCTGCTCGTATTGGTCAACAAGCTAATAAATTCGATTGGTTTCTGAATGGTACCCGAATTACTGCCCAAGGTCGATATTTATTCCCGAGAGAGTGGGGGCGTGAGCCCTTCTATACCTTCATGCCTCGTGAACGTAATGAGGGATTTGGTGATGTAAAAACCGTAACGATAAATACATTTTTCAAACCTCAAAAGAACATTAAAATCGAGCTTAGTGGAGGCTATTTTCAGTTACCAGATGTGAAAAATTATACGCTAAATAAATATGGAATGCCTTCTTATTCACAAGTAAATTTAGGAATTACCTACCAATTCGAGCATTTTTTGAAGGGTTTAAATGCACTTCTTTTGGTCGTTCGTAAAGATGAAGTTGGTCAAACTTACCAAAATGACCGATACATTATTAACAAAGTAAATATGACGCACTTAAATTTTATAATCAATTATCACTACTAA
- a CDS encoding glycosyltransferase family 4 protein: protein MKILLINTDDAMGGAAIACLRLLNTLNSLDGIEATMLVQEKKRDNKNVKAMATSWIQKKLAFERFVRERLHFKLFEKNKEVRFAFSTAVSGIDISQHPLVKEADIIHLHWVNFGFLSIHSLEKLFALNKPIVWTLHDMWAFTGGCHHSGDCEHYQESCGNCTSYLKHPSPNDLSHTVWQRKSEAFGSHSLRLRSGNGLGTNTQSSLKDTITIIGCSQWLSNRAKKSSLFKDFEVKAIPNPLDIHLFSPQEKIKSREKLGLPTDKKLILFVAAKVSVIWKGFSYFQKSLEILKANNTNHKDIELVILGESEAETIQKLPFKAHALGRISDVHQIVSIYSAADVFVTSSIQENLPNTIMEAMACGTPAVGFEVGGIPEMIESQMQPNGFLAKYKSAESLAEGINWVLFEANQEELSKNARRKVLENYSEEVVIEKYLEVYRNLIKQVS from the coding sequence TTGAAAATTTTACTGATTAATACCGACGATGCTATGGGTGGAGCAGCCATTGCCTGCCTCAGATTACTTAATACGCTCAATTCTTTAGATGGAATCGAAGCAACAATGTTGGTACAAGAAAAGAAAAGAGATAATAAGAATGTCAAAGCCATGGCTACTTCATGGATTCAAAAAAAATTAGCCTTTGAGCGTTTTGTGAGAGAACGACTACATTTTAAATTATTTGAGAAAAATAAAGAAGTACGATTTGCTTTTTCAACAGCAGTTTCTGGAATTGATATTTCTCAACATCCACTTGTAAAAGAGGCAGATATTATTCATTTACATTGGGTGAATTTTGGATTTCTTTCTATTCATTCACTTGAAAAGTTATTTGCTCTCAATAAACCCATTGTTTGGACATTGCACGATATGTGGGCTTTTACAGGTGGTTGTCATCATAGCGGAGATTGTGAACACTATCAAGAAAGTTGTGGTAATTGCACTTCTTACCTTAAGCACCCATCGCCAAATGATTTATCGCATACGGTTTGGCAAAGAAAAAGTGAAGCTTTCGGGAGCCATTCCCTTAGACTTCGCTCAGGGAACGGCTTAGGGACAAATACTCAATCAAGCTTAAAGGATACAATCACGATAATAGGTTGTAGCCAGTGGTTAAGTAATAGAGCTAAAAAAAGTAGTTTATTCAAAGATTTTGAAGTGAAAGCTATTCCAAACCCGCTGGATATTCATCTTTTTTCTCCACAAGAGAAAATTAAATCAAGAGAGAAATTGGGTTTACCAACTGATAAAAAATTAATACTTTTTGTAGCAGCCAAAGTATCGGTTATTTGGAAAGGATTTAGTTATTTTCAGAAATCACTCGAAATCTTAAAAGCCAATAATACGAATCATAAAGACATTGAATTAGTAATTTTAGGCGAAAGCGAAGCCGAAACCATTCAAAAATTACCATTTAAAGCACACGCTTTGGGCAGAATTTCTGATGTACACCAAATTGTTTCGATTTATTCGGCGGCAGATGTTTTTGTTACCTCTTCAATTCAAGAAAATCTTCCAAATACAATCATGGAAGCGATGGCTTGTGGTACACCCGCAGTTGGTTTTGAAGTAGGTGGAATTCCAGAAATGATTGAAAGCCAAATGCAGCCAAATGGATTCTTAGCCAAATACAAATCAGCAGAAAGTTTGGCTGAAGGAATTAATTGGGTACTATTCGAAGCCAATCAAGAGGAATTATCAAAAAATGCCCGTAGAAAAGTACTTGAAAATTATTCAGAAGAAGTGGTGATTGAAAAATATTTGGAAGTTTATAGAAATCTGATAAAACAAGTTTCCTAA
- a CDS encoding DUF6691 family protein, whose protein sequence is MKDFQNAQVIAEPFVCEAPNDMKKAESWSDNIKYLIVGIMFGIVFVKAEIISWFRIQEMFRLQSFHMYGVIGSAVIVGMISVFLIKKFNIKTIAGETVEFHPKKFQKGQIYGGLIFGLGWAITGACPGPLFAQIGSGFVVVLVTLLSAVAGTWAYGYFKDRLPN, encoded by the coding sequence ATGAAAGATTTTCAAAACGCACAAGTTATTGCAGAACCGTTTGTTTGTGAAGCTCCCAATGATATGAAAAAGGCTGAATCGTGGAGCGATAATATTAAATATTTAATTGTGGGAATTATGTTTGGAATCGTATTCGTAAAAGCAGAAATTATTTCTTGGTTTAGAATTCAAGAGATGTTTCGGTTGCAGAGTTTCCACATGTATGGCGTAATTGGAAGTGCGGTGATTGTAGGCATGATTTCAGTATTTTTAATTAAAAAATTCAATATCAAGACCATTGCTGGTGAAACAGTAGAATTTCACCCAAAGAAGTTTCAAAAAGGACAAATCTATGGTGGTTTGATTTTTGGATTAGGTTGGGCAATCACTGGAGCGTGCCCAGGTCCATTATTTGCCCAAATCGGTAGTGGATTTGTAGTTGTATTAGTCACTCTTTTGAGTGCTGTTGCAGGTACTTGGGCATACGGATATTTCAAAGATAGATTACCTAACTAA
- a CDS encoding phosphoglycerate kinase codes for MKTLDTYDFSGKKALIRVDFNVPLNEKYEITDDTRITATIPTIKKILKDGGSCILMSHLGRPKDGPTEKYSLKHLVNPLSVILGLQVKFADDCIGESAAEQAGSLQPGEVLLLENLRFYKEEEKGNVEFAEKLSKLGNVWVNDAFGTAHRAHASTAIIGQFFEDRVCGYVMQAEVENAEKILNHAERPFTAIMGGAKISDKILLIERLLDKVDNLIIGGGMTYTFTKAQGGAIGKSLLEADKQELALQLIEKAKERGVNLIMPVDNVCADGFSNDANRITVATGQIPDGWEGLDIGPETVKIFTETLLKSKTILWNGPMGVFEFPNFANGTNAIAEAVVKATEENAAFSLIGGGDSASAINNAGFGDRVSYVSTGGGALLEYMEGKTLPGVAALA; via the coding sequence ATGAAAACCTTAGACACTTATGATTTTTCGGGCAAAAAAGCCCTAATTCGAGTTGATTTCAACGTACCTCTTAATGAAAAGTACGAAATCACTGATGACACGCGTATCACTGCAACGATTCCAACTATCAAGAAAATCTTGAAAGATGGTGGTTCTTGTATCTTAATGTCGCACCTAGGGCGTCCGAAAGATGGTCCGACCGAAAAATATTCATTAAAACACTTAGTAAACCCACTTTCTGTTATTTTGGGCTTACAAGTAAAATTTGCTGATGATTGCATTGGCGAATCAGCTGCAGAACAAGCTGGAAGCCTACAACCAGGCGAGGTTTTATTATTAGAGAACCTTCGTTTTTATAAAGAAGAAGAAAAAGGAAATGTAGAATTTGCCGAGAAATTATCGAAATTAGGTAATGTTTGGGTAAATGATGCTTTCGGTACTGCACACCGTGCACACGCTTCAACGGCTATTATCGGCCAATTCTTTGAAGACCGTGTTTGTGGGTATGTAATGCAAGCCGAAGTAGAAAATGCAGAGAAAATCTTAAATCACGCTGAGCGTCCGTTTACGGCTATTATGGGTGGTGCAAAAATCTCTGACAAAATCTTATTAATTGAACGTTTGTTGGATAAAGTTGATAACCTCATCATTGGTGGTGGTATGACTTATACTTTTACAAAAGCTCAAGGTGGTGCTATTGGCAAATCGCTTTTAGAAGCCGATAAGCAAGAATTAGCTCTTCAATTAATTGAGAAGGCAAAAGAAAGAGGTGTAAACCTTATCATGCCTGTAGATAATGTTTGTGCTGATGGATTCTCAAATGATGCAAATCGTATCACGGTAGCTACTGGCCAAATTCCTGATGGTTGGGAAGGTTTAGATATCGGCCCAGAGACAGTAAAAATCTTTACTGAAACTTTACTGAAATCAAAAACTATTCTTTGGAATGGCCCGATGGGTGTATTTGAATTCCCGAACTTTGCAAATGGTACGAATGCCATTGCTGAGGCAGTAGTTAAAGCCACTGAAGAAAATGCAGCGTTTTCGTTAATTGGTGGTGGAGATTCTGCTTCTGCTATTAATAATGCTGGCTTCGGCGACCGTGTTTCTTATGTTTCAACGGGTGGTGGTGCATTACTCGAATACATGGAAGGAAAAACACTTCCGGGTGTAGCCGCCCTTGCTTAA
- a CDS encoding bifunctional metallophosphatase/5'-nucleotidase: protein MQSRRKFLQSGLLATAAAGTPNALIAHSNEESFTNNIEGSSKNGTITILQTTDVHCQLHAHDELFWENNQLTFRKAGGYAHLATALDVMKKENPENTITLDTGDMFQGSMLSVKTNGQAFVPLLNALNYDLYLPGNWEVVYYKKNMQKLLGGLLGPKVCANMYHDLGDGKRGDLIFQPYQIMHRMGVKIGFLGYTDPLVPLRQSPLYSKGIIYTKPEENLKQYVDILKEQEQCDFIIILSHLGLSQQIALGNHPDCRGVDYIFGADTHERVRKPIQAEYTKIVEPGAFGSFIGRLDLKVENGKITGEKYQLIEVSPQKYPAKKEIVEIIDQIEKPFKEEMNKVLGYSTLPLYRNFVVENTIDTMIVDALKWKVNADVVLSNGFRFCPPRTAGKEGKVAITESYLHDMLPVDSPIRTAKATGQQIADWLEKELQNVFAQDASKRFGGWLIRFKGMQVEFKAFERVGHRVQKVTIAGEPLDLTKTYVLCACERDGDPEDMICRMRGVKEGTNTSFTLHSIMKEYLQKFSPITPTLRHDAKILDAPQELLSQVSGVDYQFA from the coding sequence ATGCAATCAAGAAGAAAATTTTTGCAATCGGGGCTTCTAGCTACTGCGGCGGCTGGAACTCCCAATGCTTTGATAGCTCACTCAAACGAAGAAAGTTTTACGAACAATATTGAAGGTTCATCAAAAAATGGCACGATAACTATTTTACAAACAACCGATGTGCACTGTCAGTTACATGCTCATGATGAACTTTTTTGGGAAAATAACCAACTTACATTCCGAAAAGCAGGTGGATACGCCCATTTGGCTACTGCTCTCGATGTGATGAAAAAGGAGAATCCTGAAAATACCATTACACTCGATACTGGCGATATGTTTCAAGGCAGTATGCTTTCGGTAAAAACGAATGGGCAAGCATTTGTCCCCTTACTAAATGCTTTGAATTATGACCTTTATTTACCCGGAAATTGGGAAGTGGTTTATTATAAGAAAAATATGCAAAAACTCTTGGGCGGTTTATTAGGTCCAAAAGTTTGTGCAAATATGTATCATGATTTGGGAGATGGTAAGCGGGGAGATTTGATTTTTCAACCTTACCAAATTATGCATCGAATGGGGGTGAAGATTGGTTTTTTAGGCTATACTGACCCACTAGTACCTTTAAGACAATCTCCGCTTTATAGTAAAGGAATTATCTATACCAAACCAGAAGAAAACCTTAAACAATATGTAGATATTCTGAAAGAACAAGAGCAATGTGATTTTATAATTATTCTTTCGCATCTTGGACTTTCGCAGCAAATTGCCTTGGGAAATCACCCTGATTGCCGCGGAGTTGACTATATTTTTGGAGCTGACACGCACGAACGCGTACGTAAACCCATTCAGGCAGAATATACCAAAATTGTAGAGCCGGGTGCTTTTGGCTCTTTTATTGGTCGTTTAGATTTAAAAGTTGAAAATGGGAAAATTACGGGTGAAAAATATCAGTTAATAGAAGTTAGCCCACAAAAATACCCTGCAAAGAAGGAAATTGTTGAGATTATCGACCAAATAGAAAAACCTTTTAAAGAGGAAATGAACAAAGTATTAGGTTATAGTACATTGCCACTTTACCGAAATTTTGTGGTTGAAAATACCATCGACACAATGATTGTTGATGCTTTGAAGTGGAAAGTAAACGCTGATGTTGTTTTATCTAACGGCTTCCGTTTTTGTCCGCCACGAACTGCTGGCAAAGAGGGTAAAGTGGCAATTACTGAAAGTTATTTACATGATATGTTGCCCGTAGATTCGCCAATTCGAACGGCAAAAGCTACAGGGCAACAGATTGCTGATTGGCTGGAAAAAGAACTTCAAAATGTATTTGCACAAGATGCTTCGAAACGTTTTGGTGGTTGGTTAATTCGCTTCAAAGGAATGCAGGTAGAATTTAAAGCCTTTGAAAGAGTTGGGCATCGTGTACAAAAAGTAACGATTGCAGGTGAACCACTTGATTTGACTAAAACTTATGTTTTATGTGCTTGCGAACGTGACGGAGACCCCGAAGATATGATTTGTCGAATGAGAGGAGTGAAAGAAGGGACTAATACTTCATTTACTTTACATTCGATTATGAAAGAGTATCTTCAGAAATTCTCACCGATAACGCCAACACTTCGGCATGATGCTAAAATTTTAGATGCCCCACAGGAGTTGCTAAGCCAAGTTTCTGGTGTTGATTATCAATTTGCCTAA